A region of Trypanosoma brucei brucei TREU927 chromosome 1, complete sequence DNA encodes the following proteins:
- a CDS encoding hypothetical protein, unlikely (unlikely gene predicted by glimmer) yields the protein MNSHIFHFPSPSSVCVCVCTPSAAAIVCACNKIFFLVRMMCPLLLRFSCYSVQLQFCYLCSLPLFFFLFPLLFYSLIFSFVFTAGCWTSTTHLRP from the coding sequence ATGAATTCACACATCTTCCATTTCCCATCTCCATcttccgtgtgtgtgtgtgtatgtaccCCTTCTGCAGCTGCAATTGtttgtgcatgcaacaaaattttttttttggtccgTATGATGTGTCCTCTTCTCCTTCGTTTTAGTTgttattccgttcaactccAGTTTTGCTATCTCtgctccctccctctctttttctttctttttccccttcttttttattcattaattttttcttttgtttttaccgCAGGGTGCTGGACATCCACTACACACTTGAGGCCGTAG
- a CDS encoding hypothetical protein, unlikely (unlikely gene predicted by glimmer) — translation MGTMEEEMGGGVSSFMISLLCVWEAAECRARRNHPIQEKVIRHVLLLQLFKALLRQRGSRVELPISYFGSRSTNCLGTNWEQHYISSFPRG, via the coding sequence ATGGGCACGATGGAAGAGGAGATGGGGGGGGGTGTCTCTTCCTTTATGATTTCTcttttatgtgtgtgggaaGCTGCAGAGTGTAGGGCAAGAAGAAATCACCCAATCCAGGAGAAAGTGATACGTCATGTTCTCTTGCTGCAATTATTTAAGGCATTATTGCGGCAACGGGGATCTCGCGTTGAATTGCCCATTTCTTATTTTGGTTCTCGTTCCACGAATTGTTTAGGGACAAACTGGGAGCAGCATTACATCTCATCTTTTCCACGTGGTTAA
- a CDS encoding hypothetical protein, conserved (GPI-Anchor Signal predicted for Tb927.1.860 by DGPI v2.04, no cleavage site predicted) gives MLGLKAIVFFAVLCFVSAEYCCGITQSYILQRRIDGTNDWRIVSTFNISRHSVDSLVKLKHSSPQGDNDLTAVEKDALVKAEHVFYRVTRGGDDTDAGAVAVALSPCTIVRGFEALDPRTVLLHETLAVAVGTNVSVVGLQVTSTTNAFHAKMLDGDECDLTVLLLFPQVKMRLKLGLLVASAPLTTPNYTELAEYTNHLSKEGSSQKKGTKKSKKRSSDAQNPLSQEQEQDDAEDEEDKRSFVERYWIYFVVPFAVSLLQGIFAPKQ, from the coding sequence ATGTTGGGGCTGAAGGCGATAGTGTTCTTTGCTGTGTTGTGCTTTGTTTCTGCAGAGTACTGTTGTGGAATTACGCAATCCTACATTCTTCAGCGGAGGATCGATGGGACCAACGATTGGAGAATCGTAAGTACATTCAATATATCGCGTCATTCGGTTGACTCTCTGGTTAAACTGAAGCACAGTTCACCACAAGGAGACAATGATCTAACAGCGGTAGAGAAGGACGCGCTGGTAAAGGCTGAACATGTCTTCTACCGTGTCACCCGTGGAGGTGATGATACGGACGCGGgtgctgttgccgttgcctTGTCGCCATGCACTATTGTGCGTGGGTTCGAGGCTTTGGATCCGCGCACGGTCCTCTTACATGAAACTTTGGCTGTGGCCGTAGGTACCAACGTGTCGGTTGTGGGGTTACAAGTGACGAGCACGACTAATGCATTTCATGCCAAAATGCTTGATGGTGACGAATGCGACCTCACTGTGCTTTTGCTCTTCCCGCAGGTGAAGATGCGCCTCAAGTTGGGTTTACTGGTTGCGAGCGCACCGCTTACCACTCCGAATTACACCGAACTTGCCGAGTACACAAATCACCTTTCCAAGGAGGGTTCCTctcaaaagaaaggaacaaaaaagagcaagaaaCGCTCAAGCGATGCGCAAAATCCACTCTCgcaggaacaggagcagGACGATGctgaggatgaggaggacAAACGTTCCTTCGTGGAGAGGTACTGGATATACTTCGTAGTGCCATTTGCCGTCTCGTTACTTCAGGGCATTTTCGCGCCTAAGCAGTGA
- a CDS encoding deoxyhypusine synthase, putative translates to MSGVPFPSRVIGDLDYSNLLNIGQEEAIRCVLNAYPNIGLEATNLGRARRIVQRALNDNGMDGNKVMLAYTSNLISSGLRDTFACLARENRIGAVVTTAGGVEEDVIKCLGDTLVGDFALNDHALRNNGLNRVGNLLVPNDNYRNFEDFFVPLLRRLHEQQRDSRWTTKTTPSQIIAEIGAALESVRPNDCGSSLIYWCYRNDIPVFSPAFTDGSMGDMIYFYNYSRKGLVVDPVPDVRRLRQLGCKSTNVGRITCIVLGAGLPKHHLLRNVQADAVVYVTTGSDADGCESSCNVMADRANGLLSPNCDVVRVHGDATIISPLLLLRSSDGKEKVGVREDGN, encoded by the coding sequence ATGTCAGGtgtaccttttccttcacgggTTATTGGGGATTTGGACTATAGCAACCTTCTCAACATTGGGCAGGAAGAAGCAATTCGGTGCGTATTAAATGCATACCCAAACATCGGGTTAGAAGCCACAAACTTGGGGCGTGCGAGGCGCATAGTGCAGCGCGCTTTGAACGACAACGGAATGGACGGCAACAAAGTAATGCTCGCTTACACCTCCAATCTCATATCTAGTGGCCTTCGGGATACTTTTGCCTGCCTTGCTCGCGAGAATCGTATCGGTGCCGTGGTTACTACAGCTGGTGGTGTTGAGGAGGATGTTATCAAGTGCTTGGGAGACACGTTGGTTGGGGACTTTGCTCTGAATGATCACGCGTTGCGAAACAACGGTTTGAACCGTGTGGGGAACCTTCTTGTGCCCAATGACAATTACCGAAATTTCGaggatttttttgttcctctccTTAGAAGACTTCATGAACAGCAACGTGATTCACGATGGACAACTAAGACGACTCCTTCCCAGATCATCGCTGAGATTGGGGCCGCCCTTGAGAGCGTACGGCCTAACGACTGCGGTTCGAGTTTAATTTACTGGTGTTATCGCAATGATATCCCCGTGTTTTCTCCTGCCTTTACAGACGGATCAATGGGGGACATGATTTACTTTTATAACTATTCGCGGAAGGGACTTGTTGTTGATCCGGTGCCTGATGTCAGGCGTTTACGGCAATTGGGATGCAAAAGCACCAATGTCGGGCGGATTACGTGTATTGTGCTTGGGGCCGGGTTGCCGAAGCATCATCTCCTACGAAATGTGCAGGCAGATGCTGTTGTGTATGTTACAACAGGCAGTGATGCAGATGGTTGCGAAAGCTCGTGTAATGTTATGGCTGATCGCGCCAATGGCTTATTGTCACCAAATTGTGATGTGGTGcgtgtgcatggtgatgcgACCATCATATCCCCACTGCTCCTGTTACGGTCGAGcgacggaaaagaaaaagttggtGTGAGGGAGGATGGGAACTAG